One genomic region from Solwaraspora sp. WMMD792 encodes:
- a CDS encoding vitamin K epoxide reductase family protein, translating into MRRQGQPAERLRGRPIGIGRTSDRAAERVSDELRLADTPTLRRRRWSAGLTLLAAGAYAVVATYQYGLVRHLSEPALPWLDADRVDASGEAYAAGHTPDTALALANAGVTLALIGTGDADRATRQPWRPLLAAGKAAGDAAAGAWLFAEQLSRHRRICGWCTLAAATTVVAAALTVPEATRAWRHLRGRPA; encoded by the coding sequence ATGAGACGACAGGGACAGCCCGCCGAGCGGCTCCGGGGACGCCCCATCGGCATCGGCCGGACGTCGGACCGGGCAGCCGAACGGGTCAGCGACGAGCTGCGCCTGGCCGACACGCCGACGCTGCGTCGACGACGGTGGTCCGCCGGGCTGACGCTGCTGGCGGCCGGCGCCTACGCGGTGGTCGCGACCTACCAGTACGGCCTGGTGCGGCACCTGTCGGAGCCGGCGCTGCCCTGGCTGGACGCCGACCGGGTGGACGCCAGCGGCGAGGCGTACGCCGCCGGACACACCCCGGACACCGCGCTCGCGCTGGCCAACGCCGGCGTCACCCTCGCCCTGATCGGGACGGGCGACGCCGACCGGGCGACCCGCCAGCCGTGGCGGCCGCTGCTCGCTGCCGGCAAGGCGGCCGGTGACGCGGCCGCCGGGGCCTGGCTGTTCGCCGAGCAGCTCAGCCGGCACCGCCGGATCTGCGGCTGGTGCACCCTGGCCGCCGCCACCACGGTCGTGGCGGCGGCGCTCACCGTGCCGGAAGCCACCCGGGCGTGGCGCCACCTCCGTGGTCGCCCGGCATGA